From Haloarcula sp. CBA1127, a single genomic window includes:
- a CDS encoding pantoate kinase, which yields MSDEAHAFVPGHITGFFTVDRGDDPIETGSRGGGLALSDGVSVTVSRGAETKVTLNGEPIEVEAVERVLDALRTTATVTAETPLPLGSGFGVSGGLALGTALAANAVFGHGLSYNELVTIAHGAEVQSGSGLGDVVAQARGGVPLRLEPGGPQFNYLDAIPARSRIEYVTLGELSTADVVGGDTETLTAAGECALSTVVKEPKLSTFVQASRQFSREADLLTPEVKAVIDDVAEAGGDAAMAMLGETVFALGTGLSDAGYDAAVCAIYPPGATIEDEG from the coding sequence ATGAGCGACGAAGCACACGCGTTCGTTCCCGGCCACATCACGGGCTTTTTTACCGTCGACCGGGGCGATGACCCGATCGAGACTGGTTCTCGCGGGGGCGGACTGGCCCTGTCTGACGGCGTTTCTGTTACCGTCAGCCGCGGGGCTGAGACCAAGGTAACGCTGAACGGCGAGCCGATTGAGGTGGAGGCCGTTGAGCGAGTGCTGGACGCCCTTCGAACCACAGCGACTGTCACTGCCGAAACGCCGCTCCCGCTCGGGTCTGGCTTCGGCGTCTCCGGCGGACTGGCGCTTGGTACTGCGCTGGCGGCCAACGCCGTCTTCGGCCACGGGCTCTCGTATAACGAACTGGTGACCATTGCCCACGGCGCGGAAGTCCAGTCTGGTTCGGGTCTCGGCGATGTCGTCGCGCAGGCCCGCGGCGGCGTGCCGCTCCGCCTCGAACCCGGCGGGCCGCAGTTCAACTACCTCGACGCCATCCCGGCCCGCAGTCGCATCGAGTACGTCACGCTCGGCGAGCTATCGACAGCGGACGTAGTCGGCGGCGATACGGAAACGCTGACGGCTGCCGGCGAATGTGCACTCTCGACTGTCGTCAAAGAGCCGAAATTATCGACGTTTGTGCAGGCCTCCCGACAGTTCTCCCGCGAGGCGGACCTGCTGACGCCGGAGGTCAAGGCGGTCATCGACGACGTGGCCGAAGCCGGCGGCGACGCCGCGATGGCGATGCTCGGCGAGACGGTGTTCGCGCTTGGGACTGGCCTCTCCGATGCCGGCTACGACGCTGCTGTCTGTGCCATCTACCCGCCCGGCGCGACCATCGAAGACGAGGGCTGA
- a CDS encoding HAD family hydrolase produces the protein MGYESVIFDNDGVLLTLTDMDAHYVGARQAFEELGVVSPSTAHVEAMSIGVTVPELTDICTQYDIDPERLFRARDEALTAVQRALIRAGEKQPYADVSVLDRLDCPLGVVSSNQRDTVAFAFEHFDIGHYFDTVWAREPTVESLRRKKPRPYYIERAMDDLNVSNALFVGDNESDIEAAHRAGIDSAFIRRPHRVDTQLDVTPDHDVSGLEDVVQLASGRSGSD, from the coding sequence ATGGGGTACGAATCGGTCATCTTCGACAACGACGGCGTGTTGCTGACGCTGACGGACATGGATGCACACTACGTCGGCGCGCGCCAGGCGTTCGAGGAACTGGGCGTAGTCTCGCCCTCGACAGCCCACGTCGAGGCGATGAGCATCGGCGTGACAGTGCCCGAACTCACCGACATCTGTACGCAGTACGATATCGACCCCGAGCGGCTCTTCCGGGCTCGTGACGAGGCCCTGACCGCGGTGCAGCGGGCGCTTATTCGAGCCGGAGAGAAACAGCCCTACGCCGATGTATCTGTGCTCGACCGGCTGGACTGTCCACTAGGTGTGGTGTCCTCGAATCAGCGCGATACCGTCGCCTTCGCGTTTGAGCACTTCGATATCGGCCACTACTTTGACACCGTCTGGGCGCGCGAGCCGACAGTCGAGAGTCTCCGCCGGAAGAAGCCGCGGCCGTACTACATCGAGCGGGCAATGGACGACCTCAACGTCAGTAATGCCCTGTTCGTTGGCGACAACGAATCCGACATCGAGGCGGCACATCGGGCCGGGATCGACTCGGCGTTTATTCGTCGACCACACCGTGTTGACACGCAACTCGACGTGACACCGGACCACGACGTGTCTGGCCTCGAAGACGTGGTTCAGCTCGCCAGTGGACGCAGCGGGAGCGACTGA
- a CDS encoding DUF2103 domain-containing protein yields the protein MDCRQCATPLDRPGDYCLVCHTANTDAVVLELDRERATVTSLLDGSVVGQRTVTTTPEGDGSDETVVVELRNFAGLVADEVRRKRPEEVYVTGDRDVIAAVRPQLHYEFFRVEGDDPVQRVIDRQGEPALEVVDAAPAEKLGGSHSTLIGGRSGQRVIQTVAGHPHVKKVIPGPIDAGGASSPTGVRAKATRADANGNVRVLIRDGSSVQENRVVTTAGDRELGEHVRADLNEALKEAELQE from the coding sequence ATGGACTGTCGGCAGTGTGCCACGCCGCTTGACCGACCGGGCGACTACTGCCTGGTCTGTCACACTGCCAATACGGACGCCGTTGTCCTCGAACTCGACCGTGAGCGGGCGACGGTGACTTCGCTGCTGGACGGGTCGGTCGTCGGCCAGCGGACGGTGACGACGACGCCGGAAGGCGATGGGAGCGACGAAACGGTCGTCGTCGAACTCCGCAACTTCGCCGGCCTCGTCGCGGACGAGGTTCGGCGTAAACGGCCCGAGGAGGTGTACGTCACGGGCGACCGCGACGTTATTGCCGCCGTCCGCCCCCAACTGCACTACGAGTTCTTCCGCGTCGAGGGTGACGACCCAGTTCAGCGGGTCATCGACCGCCAGGGCGAGCCAGCGCTCGAAGTGGTCGATGCCGCGCCAGCGGAGAAACTGGGCGGGAGTCACTCGACGCTCATCGGCGGCCGGTCGGGCCAGCGTGTCATCCAGACCGTTGCCGGCCACCCCCACGTCAAGAAAGTCATCCCCGGCCCCATCGATGCTGGCGGCGCGAGTTCGCCGACGGGCGTCCGGGCGAAGGCGACCCGCGCCGACGCCAACGGCAACGTCCGGGTGCTCATCCGCGACGGCTCCAGCGTTCAGGAGAACCGCGTCGTCACGACGGCCGGCGACCGCGAGCTGGGTGAACACGTCCGGGCCGACCTGAACGAGGCGCTCAAGGAAGCCGAACTGCAGGAGTAG
- a CDS encoding bifunctional nuclease family protein has translation MEHDATVEGVGVGVSEEGSGTPVVLLRAREEIVPIFVSTDQAQSMQLAIDGEPFERPLTHDLLVEMVTEFGGAIDRVRIDDLADGTFYGKIDAEQYTDDRRKDMVFDARPSDAIAIALRVDCPVVVTDDVIDEAGRSPEQFDQSGSGSEDLGL, from the coding sequence ATGGAACACGATGCCACGGTCGAAGGGGTTGGCGTCGGCGTCAGCGAAGAAGGGAGCGGCACGCCGGTCGTTCTACTCCGTGCACGTGAGGAGATCGTCCCAATCTTCGTCAGCACGGACCAGGCCCAGTCGATGCAACTGGCTATCGACGGCGAACCCTTCGAGCGCCCGCTCACTCACGACCTGTTGGTCGAGATGGTGACGGAGTTCGGGGGAGCTATCGACCGAGTCCGTATCGACGACCTCGCCGACGGGACCTTCTACGGGAAGATCGACGCGGAGCAGTACACCGACGACCGGCGCAAGGACATGGTGTTTGACGCTCGCCCCTCGGATGCCATCGCGATTGCCCTCCGGGTAGACTGTCCGGTCGTCGTAACAGACGATGTTATCGACGAGGCCGGGCGATCGCCGGAGCAGTTCGACCAGAGCGGGAGTGGCAGCGAGGATCTCGGGCTGTGA
- a CDS encoding prefoldin subunit beta, which translates to MQGNLPPEAQEKLEELQDLQQTAQQVAAQKQQAETELQESQTALDELDDIDEDSTMYREVGELLVKTEFDEAQDDLEEKVNSLEVRVETLEKQEERVQEQFEELQSELQQMLGGAGGAGPAGGPGAGGA; encoded by the coding sequence ATGCAGGGTAATCTTCCGCCTGAAGCACAGGAGAAGCTCGAGGAACTGCAGGACCTTCAGCAGACAGCACAGCAGGTCGCCGCACAGAAACAGCAGGCCGAGACGGAGCTCCAGGAGTCCCAGACGGCTCTCGACGAGCTTGACGACATCGACGAGGACTCGACCATGTACCGCGAGGTTGGCGAACTTCTCGTGAAGACCGAGTTCGACGAGGCACAGGACGACCTCGAAGAGAAGGTCAACAGCCTCGAAGTCCGCGTCGAGACGCTCGAAAAGCAGGAAGAGCGCGTGCAGGAGCAGTTCGAAGAGCTCCAGAGCGAGCTCCAGCAGATGCTCGGCGGCGCAGGCGGCGCGGGTCCGGCCGGCGGCCCCGGCGCTGGCGGCGCATAA
- a CDS encoding UPF0175 family protein gives MPTISARLPSEEKAELDDVAELLSEDRSTTIRKALREGLETLRLRVAVEQYQSGDVSAAEAAQLADLSIAEWLDVARERNLTTQLELSDLELDADTAAEL, from the coding sequence ATGCCGACGATAAGCGCGCGGCTCCCGAGCGAAGAGAAAGCCGAACTGGACGACGTCGCCGAGTTGCTCTCCGAGGACCGGTCGACCACGATTCGAAAGGCGCTCCGGGAGGGACTGGAGACGCTCCGACTTCGCGTCGCCGTCGAGCAGTACCAGTCTGGCGACGTGTCGGCGGCCGAAGCCGCACAGCTCGCGGACCTCTCCATCGCCGAGTGGCTCGACGTGGCCCGCGAGCGAAACCTGACGACACAGCTCGAACTCTCTGATCTGGAGCTCGATGCTGACACAGCCGCGGAGCTATGA